Proteins encoded within one genomic window of Cucumis sativus cultivar 9930 chromosome 3, Cucumber_9930_V3, whole genome shotgun sequence:
- the LOC101213853 gene encoding scarecrow-like protein 18 (The RefSeq protein has 1 substitution compared to this genomic sequence) → MLMDPSFNSSHQEHQQEPEQQEDHCLQMRQLLIRCAHFISQSDFISAHHLLSILSSNSSPYGDSTQRLLHYFSSSLSHLLPSSNYNSSFHHHHHDIEKIQSCYLSLNQITPFIRFTHLTANQAILEGIEESGMIHVLDFDIMHGVQWPPLMQALADRFPSPMLRITATGVDLNFLHKTGDRLSRFAQSLGLRFQFHPLLLLHDRDHHRVIPAALTLFPDEALAVNCVLYLHRFYRLMKDDVRVLLNKIKALNPKVVTIAEKEANFNHPLFMQRFVEALNHYTLLFDSLEATLPPNSRERLAVEQVWFGREINDIVSGEVNKKKQHYAERYESWETMLKSLGFSNIPLSPFALSQAKLLLRLHYPSEGYHLQILHDSLFLGWQNQPLFSVSSWH, encoded by the exons atgctTATGGACCCTTCTTTCAATTCCTCTCATCAAGAACATCAACAAGAACCAGAACAACAGGAAGATCATTGTTTACAAATGCGTCAATTACTTATCCGTTGTGCtcattttatttctcaatCTGATTTCATTTCAGctcatcatcttctttcaattctttcttcaaattccTCTCCTTATGGTGATTCAACTCAAAGATTACTCCattatttctcttcttccctttctcaTCTCCTCCCttcatcaaattataattcatcttttcatcatcatcatcacgACATTGAAAAGATTCAATCTTGTTACTTATCATTGAATCAAATCACGCCCTTTATTAGATTCACTCATTTAACTGCAAATCAAGCCATTTTAGAAGGTATTGAAGAAAGTGGTATGATTCATGTTTTGGATTTCGATATTATGCATGGTGTTCAATGGCCTCCTCTTATGCAAGCTTTGGCTGATCGTTTTCCTTCTCCTATGCTTCGTATTACTGCCACTGGTGTTGATCTTAATTTCCTTCATAAGACTGGTGATAGACTCTCAAAATTTGCCCAATCACTTGGTTTGAGGTTTCAGTTTCACcctttgcttcttcttcatgATCGTGATCATCATCGCGTTATCCCTGCTGCTCTTACCCTCTTCCCCGATGAAGCTCTCGCCGTTAACTGCGTACTCTACTTGCACAGGT TTTACAGGTTAATGAAGGACGATGTTCGAGTATTGCTTAATAAAATCAAGGCTTTGAATCCAAAAGTGGTGACAATAGCTGAAAAGGAAGCAAATTTCAACCATCCATTATTCATGCAAAGATTTGTAGAGGCATTGAATCAttacactttattatttgattcatTAGAAGCAACTTTACCTCCAAACAGTAGGGAGAGATTGGCAGTGGAGCAAGTTTGGTTTGGGAGGGAAATAAACGACATCGTTTCAGGAGAagtgaataagaaaaaacaacactATGCTGAAAGGTATGAATCATGGGAAACAATGCTTAAAAGTTTAGGGTTTTCTAATATTCCTTTAAGCCCTTTTGCTCTTTCACAAGCTAAACTCCTTCTTAGACTTCATTATCCTTCTGAAGGTTATCATCTCCAAATCCTTCATGATTCCCTTTTTCTTGGTTGGCAAAATCAACCCCTCTTTTCAGTCTCTTCATggcattga